A DNA window from Helicobacter sp. 11S03491-1 contains the following coding sequences:
- a CDS encoding DoxX family protein — protein MFEDIGKLILRLNIGILMLFHGIFKIIDGINGVSGLIEGMGLPAWISYGVFLGEVLAPIMLIIGFRVKIASILIIFTMLMAIFALTSGNIFILNEKSGGWIVELQGLYLFGALAIMFLGSGRFALDIKMKKSK, from the coding sequence ATGTTTGAAGATATAGGTAAATTAATTTTAAGACTTAACATTGGCATATTGATGCTTTTTCATGGTATTTTTAAGATTATTGATGGCATTAATGGAGTATCAGGCTTAATAGAAGGCATGGGATTGCCTGCATGGATAAGTTATGGAGTTTTTTTAGGCGAAGTTCTAGCCCCAATTATGCTTATAATAGGTTTTCGTGTTAAAATAGCTTCTATCTTGATTATCTTTACAATGCTTATGGCTATTTTTGCACTCACATCAGGAAATATTTTTATTCTCAATGAAAAAAGCGGGGGTTGGATTGTTGAATTGCAAGGACTTTATTTGTTTGGTGCTCTAGCTATCATGTTTTTGGGAAGTGGTCGCTTCGCTCTTGATATCAAAATGAAAAAAAGCAAATAA